One Mustelus asterias chromosome 12, sMusAst1.hap1.1, whole genome shotgun sequence genomic region harbors:
- the luc7l3 gene encoding luc7-like protein 3 isoform X2, translating to MLSNAQLLDELMGRDRNLAPDEKRQNVRWDDESVCKYFLCGFCPAELFTNTRSDLGPCEKIHDDNLRKYYEKSSRFMKVGYEKDFLRYLQNLMADVERRIRRGHARLALSQNTTTGTATGGPVSKNEEKGQVLTEKIEELLEQIEELGSEGKVEEAQGMMKLVEQLKDEREQLRSASSTIESFAAQEKQMEVCEVCGAFLIVGDAQSRVDDHLMGKQHMGYAKIKATVEELKKVRKKTEEPERDDKLKREREERELEREREREEREKKRRREEEEKEREREARRRRSHSRSRHSHSSRTSDRRRSRSRERKRSRSKEREKKRSRGEDRRSRERSGRSRDRSERKHRSRSRERRRSRSRDVRSHKHRSRSREKERRSKDKERRDSDEMMKSSRKPSQTDREIAEARADPMEVDTTKSEVNGRDEDLKSEGDTQSN from the exons ATGCTGTCGAACGCGCAGCTGCTCGATGAGCTGATGGGCCGGGACCGAAACCTGGCCCCGGACGAGAAGCGGCAGAATGTCCGCTGGGACGATGAGAGC GTATGTAAATATTTTTTGTGTGGATTCTGTCCGGCCGAGTTGTTCACCAATACGCGCTCTGATCTGG GTCCCTGCGAAAAGATTCACGATGACAACCTGCGGAAATA TTATGAGAAGAGCTCTCGCTTTATGAAGGTGGGCTACGAGAAAGATTTCCTGCGTTACCTGCAAAACCTGATGGCCGATGTGGAGCGGCGGATTCGGCGGGGTCACGCTCGGCTGGCACTGTCCCAGAACACAACAACGGGAACGGCG ACCGGAGGGCCTGTGAGTAAGAATGAAGAGAAAGGCCAGGTTCTAACAGAGAAGATTGAAGAACTTCTGGAACAG ATTGAGGAACTGGGTTCTGAGGGGAAGGTGGAAGAGGCCCAGGGTATGATGAAACTTGTGGAACAATTGAAAGATGAGCGAGAGCAGCTGCGATCCGCCAGTTCG ACCATCGAGAGCTTTGCGGCCCAGGAGAAGCAGATGGAGGTGTGCGAAGTATGTGGTGCATTCCTTATCGTGGGAGATGCACAGTCCAGAGTTGATGATCACTTAATGGGGAAGCAACACATGGGTTACGCAAAGATCAaagcaacagtggaggagctgAAG AAGGTTCGGAAGAAGACTGAAGAGCCAGAACGTGATGACAAATTAAAACGTGAGAGAGAAGAACGGGAactggagcgagagcgagagagggaggaacGAGAGAAGAAGCGGCGGCgggaagaggaggagaaggagcgGGAGCGCGAGGCGCGGCGGAGGAGGAGCCATTCACGGAGCCGGCATTCCCATTCCAGCCGGACGTCCGACAGGAGGCGAAGCAGGTCGCGAGAGCGTAAGCGGTCACGCAGTAAGGAACGGGAAAAGAAACGGAGCAG GGGTGAAGATCGCCGAAGCAGAGAGCGGTCTGGGAGGAGCAGGGACCGATCGGAAAGGAAGCACAGGTCTCGGAGTCGAGAACGGCGCAGATCACGGAGTCGAGACGTCAGGTCACACAAGCACAGAAGCAggagcagggagaaagagaggagatCAAAGGACAAAG AAAGGAGAGACTCTGATGAAATGATGAAAAGCAGTCGGAAACCCAGTCAGACGGacagagagattgcagaggctaGGGCAGATCCCATGGAGGTAGACACCACTAAAAGCGAGGTCAATGGGAGAGACGAAGACCTAAAATCTGAAGGTGACACTCAGTCCAATTAA
- the luc7l3 gene encoding luc7-like protein 3 isoform X1 yields the protein MLSNAQLLDELMGRDRNLAPDEKRQNVRWDDESVCKYFLCGFCPAELFTNTRSDLGPCEKIHDDNLRKYYEKSSRFMKVGYEKDFLRYLQNLMADVERRIRRGHARLALSQNTTTGTATGGPVSKNEEKGQVLTEKIEELLEQIEELGSEGKVEEAQGMMKLVEQLKDEREQLRSASSTIESFAAQEKQMEVCEVCGAFLIVGDAQSRVDDHLMGKQHMGYAKIKATVEELKEKVRKKTEEPERDDKLKREREERELEREREREEREKKRRREEEEKEREREARRRRSHSRSRHSHSSRTSDRRRSRSRERKRSRSKEREKKRSRGEDRRSRERSGRSRDRSERKHRSRSRERRRSRSRDVRSHKHRSRSREKERRSKDKERRDSDEMMKSSRKPSQTDREIAEARADPMEVDTTKSEVNGRDEDLKSEGDTQSN from the exons ATGCTGTCGAACGCGCAGCTGCTCGATGAGCTGATGGGCCGGGACCGAAACCTGGCCCCGGACGAGAAGCGGCAGAATGTCCGCTGGGACGATGAGAGC GTATGTAAATATTTTTTGTGTGGATTCTGTCCGGCCGAGTTGTTCACCAATACGCGCTCTGATCTGG GTCCCTGCGAAAAGATTCACGATGACAACCTGCGGAAATA TTATGAGAAGAGCTCTCGCTTTATGAAGGTGGGCTACGAGAAAGATTTCCTGCGTTACCTGCAAAACCTGATGGCCGATGTGGAGCGGCGGATTCGGCGGGGTCACGCTCGGCTGGCACTGTCCCAGAACACAACAACGGGAACGGCG ACCGGAGGGCCTGTGAGTAAGAATGAAGAGAAAGGCCAGGTTCTAACAGAGAAGATTGAAGAACTTCTGGAACAG ATTGAGGAACTGGGTTCTGAGGGGAAGGTGGAAGAGGCCCAGGGTATGATGAAACTTGTGGAACAATTGAAAGATGAGCGAGAGCAGCTGCGATCCGCCAGTTCG ACCATCGAGAGCTTTGCGGCCCAGGAGAAGCAGATGGAGGTGTGCGAAGTATGTGGTGCATTCCTTATCGTGGGAGATGCACAGTCCAGAGTTGATGATCACTTAATGGGGAAGCAACACATGGGTTACGCAAAGATCAaagcaacagtggaggagctgAAG GAGAAGGTTCGGAAGAAGACTGAAGAGCCAGAACGTGATGACAAATTAAAACGTGAGAGAGAAGAACGGGAactggagcgagagcgagagagggaggaacGAGAGAAGAAGCGGCGGCgggaagaggaggagaaggagcgGGAGCGCGAGGCGCGGCGGAGGAGGAGCCATTCACGGAGCCGGCATTCCCATTCCAGCCGGACGTCCGACAGGAGGCGAAGCAGGTCGCGAGAGCGTAAGCGGTCACGCAGTAAGGAACGGGAAAAGAAACGGAGCAG GGGTGAAGATCGCCGAAGCAGAGAGCGGTCTGGGAGGAGCAGGGACCGATCGGAAAGGAAGCACAGGTCTCGGAGTCGAGAACGGCGCAGATCACGGAGTCGAGACGTCAGGTCACACAAGCACAGAAGCAggagcagggagaaagagaggagatCAAAGGACAAAG AAAGGAGAGACTCTGATGAAATGATGAAAAGCAGTCGGAAACCCAGTCAGACGGacagagagattgcagaggctaGGGCAGATCCCATGGAGGTAGACACCACTAAAAGCGAGGTCAATGGGAGAGACGAAGACCTAAAATCTGAAGGTGACACTCAGTCCAATTAA